A part of Streptomyces sp. DSM 40750 genomic DNA contains:
- a CDS encoding CBS domain-containing protein: MTDEAASRDRVADVMVTCPKTLTPLAGVDDLRALFSDDHVHMALVVDSDGRLVTTIERADIPEAPNSTPVTEFGALLGRTVQPSYPLDAATTRMIHEARRRLAVVDDAGRLLGLLCLKRDGSGFCTNEGIHARADERERAHSLPSMA; the protein is encoded by the coding sequence ATGACCGATGAAGCCGCGTCGCGCGATCGCGTCGCAGATGTGATGGTCACCTGTCCCAAGACCCTGACACCGCTCGCCGGCGTGGACGACCTCCGAGCTCTCTTCAGCGACGACCACGTCCACATGGCCCTGGTCGTCGACTCGGATGGACGGCTCGTCACAACGATCGAGCGAGCGGACATCCCCGAAGCCCCAAACTCCACGCCCGTTACGGAGTTCGGGGCCCTCCTCGGCAGAACGGTGCAGCCGTCGTACCCACTTGATGCCGCTACGACAAGGATGATCCACGAGGCGCGACGCCGGTTGGCGGTGGTCGATGATGCCGGCCGCCTACTGGGGCTGCTCTGCCTGAAGCGAGACGGAAGCGGTTTCTGTACGAACGAGGGAATCCACGCTCGCGCTGACGAAAGGGAGCGAGCGCACTCTTTGCCTTCAATGGCCTGA
- the fdxA gene encoding ferredoxin, whose protein sequence is MAYVVTDACVDILDQSCVEECPVDCIYQGDRMMYIHPDECVDCGKCMTVCPSDAIHWEHKIPVDLAPFATAAVEFFEEHEDAAGGASSRGPVGVDHPLLRERRGTGED, encoded by the coding sequence ATGGCGTATGTCGTGACCGACGCCTGCGTGGACATCCTCGACCAGTCCTGCGTCGAGGAATGCCCGGTGGACTGCATCTACCAGGGCGACCGGATGATGTACATCCACCCCGACGAATGCGTCGACTGCGGGAAGTGCATGACCGTCTGCCCGAGCGACGCGATCCACTGGGAGCACAAGATCCCCGTGGACCTGGCCCCGTTCGCCACGGCCGCCGTCGAGTTCTTCGAGGAGCACGAGGACGCGGCCGGCGGTGCGTCCTCGCGCGGACCGGTCGGCGTCGACCATCCCCTGCTGCGGGAAAGGCGTGGCACCGGTGAGGACTGA
- a CDS encoding aminoglycoside phosphotransferase family protein yields the protein MTDAEIEITADLVHDLLQEQHPDLTGLAIREVAGGWDNQQWRLGDKLAVRMPRTERAPDLQRKERRWLPVLAPRLPLPVPEPVRIGEPSARFPKPWTIMTWVPGEPLDYTSISRGDHAADTLAGFLRALHVEAPAEAPTGSDRGAHPKKCTDGFDHFFQAVAPGGIADDIRAVWDDAVAAPEWESPPVWVHGDLHPANVVVSDGTLSGVIDFGDMFAGDPAWDLAAAWVVLPAGAASRFFDVYAHADEATIQRARGLAALKSLFLMLMGQNGDRGLPGGKPTWGPAGQAALDRVLRDGLM from the coding sequence ATGACCGACGCCGAGATCGAGATCACCGCAGACCTGGTCCACGACCTGCTGCAGGAGCAGCATCCGGACCTCACAGGGCTGGCCATCCGCGAAGTGGCGGGCGGATGGGACAACCAACAGTGGCGCCTCGGGGACAAGTTGGCCGTGCGCATGCCGCGTACAGAACGTGCCCCGGACCTCCAGCGCAAGGAGCGCCGATGGCTGCCCGTCCTGGCCCCACGCCTGCCGCTCCCGGTCCCCGAGCCTGTGCGGATCGGTGAACCGTCCGCGCGTTTCCCGAAGCCCTGGACCATCATGACGTGGGTCCCCGGCGAGCCACTGGACTACACCTCGATCAGCCGCGGCGACCACGCGGCCGACACTCTGGCGGGCTTCCTCAGGGCGCTCCATGTGGAGGCGCCCGCCGAGGCGCCGACCGGTTCGGACCGCGGCGCTCACCCCAAGAAGTGCACGGACGGCTTCGACCACTTCTTTCAAGCCGTTGCACCCGGCGGCATCGCCGACGACATCCGGGCCGTCTGGGACGATGCCGTCGCGGCCCCCGAGTGGGAGAGCCCGCCGGTGTGGGTGCACGGTGACCTTCATCCCGCGAATGTCGTCGTCTCGGACGGGACACTCTCGGGCGTGATCGACTTCGGAGACATGTTCGCCGGCGATCCGGCGTGGGACCTCGCAGCCGCATGGGTGGTCCTTCCCGCGGGCGCCGCCTCACGCTTCTTCGACGTGTACGCGCACGCGGACGAGGCGACGATCCAGCGCGCCCGCGGACTGGCCGCTCTGAAAAGCCTGTTCCTCATGCTGATGGGCCAGAACGGAGACCGGGGCCTTCCTGGCGGCAAGCCGACATGGGGACCCGCAGGCCAGGCGGCGCTCGATCGTGTTCTGAGAGACGGTCTGATGTAG
- a CDS encoding molybdenum cofactor biosynthesis protein MoaE, with the protein MGLTRDRVPVAEAIEWATMPHCGAVVTFTGTVRDSNDDLAGHRSGILGIDYEAYDRHVEPRLCRIALAARDRWPAVGRVVLFHRIGPVPVTEASVLVVVSAPHRGEAFTAARFCIDVLKESVPVWKREHGGDGVSGWVATGNQIDDVTASAHRWCLARNPESAA; encoded by the coding sequence GTGGGCCTGACTCGGGACCGCGTCCCGGTCGCCGAGGCGATCGAGTGGGCGACCATGCCGCACTGTGGCGCGGTCGTCACTTTCACCGGCACGGTACGCGACAGCAACGACGACCTGGCGGGGCACCGTAGCGGGATCCTCGGGATCGACTACGAGGCGTACGACCGGCACGTCGAGCCACGGCTTTGCCGGATCGCCCTCGCCGCCCGAGACCGGTGGCCCGCCGTCGGGCGCGTGGTGTTGTTCCACCGCATCGGGCCGGTGCCCGTCACCGAGGCGAGCGTGCTGGTCGTGGTGTCCGCACCCCACCGCGGCGAGGCGTTCACCGCGGCTCGCTTCTGCATCGACGTCCTCAAGGAGTCCGTTCCGGTGTGGAAACGCGAACACGGTGGGGACGGCGTGAGCGGCTGGGTGGCGACCGGGAACCAGATCGACGACGTCACCGCCTCGGCGCACCGCTGGTGCCTCGCCCGTAACCCGGAGTCGGCGGCGTGA
- a CDS encoding MoaD/ThiS family protein, protein MPTMLLFAAAREAAGRACDVIPGSTLGEVLDEARRRYGGEFAQVLANSRVWLNGETPYDDMRGAPCEDGDEIAVLPPISGG, encoded by the coding sequence ATGCCCACAATGCTGCTGTTCGCGGCCGCGCGGGAGGCGGCAGGCCGAGCCTGCGACGTGATTCCCGGCAGCACGCTCGGCGAGGTTCTCGACGAGGCACGCCGACGCTACGGCGGAGAGTTCGCCCAAGTGCTGGCGAACTCTCGGGTGTGGCTCAATGGAGAGACACCGTACGACGACATGCGCGGCGCCCCGTGCGAGGACGGCGACGAGATCGCCGTGCTGCCACCGATCAGCGGCGGATGA
- a CDS encoding NAD(P)/FAD-dependent oxidoreductase: MRTEHETVSGSGGDACDSDLLIVGAGPVGLYAAYYAGFRGMSVTVIDALDEPGGQMAALYPEKKVYDVAGFPAVKAQDLVDALVEQAAQAKPRYLLGHTAQTLEDTADGIAVTTHRGTVVKAKAVLVTGGIGSFTPRPLPTGSEYENRGLRYFVPKPAELAGADVVVVGGGDSAVDWALALEPLARTVSLVHRRPRFRAHEHSVRQLRASSVRLYTPHEVHRISGENCVEQVELMSLETGATENLRADAVVAALGFVANLGPLATWGFEMRGRHIAVDRTMRTSRPRVYAAGDIAGYDGRVALISVGFGEAALAVNNLAPLVDPTLGTVPGHSSDG; the protein is encoded by the coding sequence GTGAGGACTGAGCACGAGACCGTGTCCGGTTCCGGCGGCGACGCGTGCGACAGTGACCTGCTGATCGTCGGCGCCGGGCCGGTCGGGCTCTACGCGGCCTACTACGCCGGGTTCCGGGGCATGTCGGTCACGGTGATCGACGCTCTCGACGAGCCCGGCGGCCAGATGGCGGCGCTCTATCCCGAGAAGAAGGTCTACGACGTCGCCGGATTCCCCGCCGTGAAGGCGCAGGACCTCGTCGACGCCCTGGTCGAGCAGGCGGCGCAGGCGAAACCCCGCTACCTGCTCGGCCACACCGCGCAGACACTGGAGGACACGGCGGACGGCATCGCCGTCACCACCCACCGGGGCACGGTGGTCAAGGCGAAAGCCGTACTGGTCACCGGCGGGATCGGCAGCTTCACGCCACGCCCGCTGCCGACGGGCTCCGAGTACGAGAACCGCGGCCTTCGCTACTTCGTGCCGAAGCCGGCCGAACTCGCCGGCGCCGACGTGGTGGTCGTCGGCGGCGGGGACTCCGCGGTGGACTGGGCGCTCGCGCTCGAACCGCTCGCCCGCACGGTCTCGCTCGTCCACCGCCGGCCCCGGTTCCGGGCACACGAGCACAGCGTCCGGCAGCTGCGCGCGTCGTCCGTGCGGCTGTACACCCCGCACGAGGTGCACCGGATAAGCGGCGAGAACTGCGTCGAACAGGTGGAGTTGATGAGCCTCGAGACCGGGGCGACCGAGAACCTGCGGGCCGACGCGGTGGTGGCCGCCCTCGGCTTCGTCGCGAACCTCGGCCCGCTCGCGACGTGGGGGTTCGAGATGCGGGGTCGGCACATCGCGGTGGACCGGACCATGCGCACGAGCCGGCCGCGCGTGTACGCCGCGGGCGACATCGCCGGCTACGACGGCAGGGTCGCGTTGATCTCGGTCGGTTTCGGCGAGGCCGCACTCGCGGTGAACAACCTTGCCCCGCTGGTCGATCCCACGCTCGGCACGGTGCCAGGACACTCCAGCGACGGGTAG
- the moaA gene encoding GTP 3',8-cyclase MoaA, whose protein sequence is MIPSVADRRSRPLRDLRISITDRCNLRCRYCMPREHFGPGHPYLEPADLLTFDEIARLARVFASLGVRKIRLTGGEPLLRRGVADLVALLASVPGLDLAMTTNGLLLPAMAQRLAKAGLRRVTVSLDSLDDTVFRALADTAVPVRRVLDGIDAAARAGLTPVKVNMVVKRGVNDGCVLPMVERFRDSGHILRFIEYMDVGATNEWQLGEVLPAAEIVRLIDDRYPLEPLGATDPGEVATRYRFRDGAGEIGVIGSVTRPFCGDCTRARLSADGKVHTCLFSSGGTDLRAMVRAGASDEELRSAVRALWGAREDRYSELRGRRTRARGDRVEMSYIGG, encoded by the coding sequence ATGATTCCGTCCGTCGCCGACCGCCGGTCCCGTCCGCTTCGCGACCTGCGGATCTCCATCACCGACCGGTGCAACCTGCGGTGCCGGTACTGCATGCCGCGCGAGCATTTCGGCCCGGGGCACCCTTACCTCGAGCCCGCCGACCTGCTGACCTTCGACGAGATCGCACGCCTGGCCCGGGTGTTCGCCTCCCTGGGCGTGCGCAAGATCCGCCTCACCGGGGGCGAGCCGCTGCTGCGCCGGGGCGTCGCCGACCTCGTGGCGCTGCTCGCCTCGGTTCCCGGGCTCGACCTCGCGATGACCACCAACGGGTTGCTGTTGCCGGCGATGGCGCAACGCCTGGCGAAGGCCGGGCTGCGCCGGGTGACGGTGAGCCTGGACTCGCTCGACGACACCGTGTTCCGGGCGCTTGCCGACACCGCGGTTCCGGTGCGCCGGGTCCTCGACGGCATCGATGCCGCCGCACGGGCCGGCCTCACCCCCGTCAAGGTGAACATGGTGGTGAAGCGGGGGGTCAACGACGGGTGCGTACTGCCGATGGTGGAGCGGTTCCGGGACAGCGGCCACATCCTCCGCTTCATCGAGTACATGGACGTGGGAGCCACGAACGAGTGGCAACTCGGCGAGGTGCTGCCCGCCGCCGAGATCGTGCGCCTCATCGATGACCGCTACCCGCTCGAACCGCTCGGCGCGACCGACCCCGGCGAGGTGGCCACCCGCTACCGCTTCAGGGACGGCGCCGGGGAGATCGGTGTCATCGGCTCGGTGACGCGGCCGTTCTGCGGGGACTGCACGCGGGCCCGGTTGTCCGCCGACGGGAAGGTGCACACGTGTCTGTTCTCCTCCGGCGGGACCGACCTGCGGGCAATGGTGCGAGCGGGCGCCTCCGACGAGGAACTGCGCTCGGCCGTCCGCGCCCTCTGGGGCGCCCGGGAAGACCGCTATTCGGAGTTGCGCGGGCGCCGCACACGAGCGCGCGGCGATCGTGTCGAGATGTCCTACATCGGCGGGTGA
- a CDS encoding helix-turn-helix domain-containing protein: MTAAAASNETNTSQREVWRDLLRDHFVSLDVDVERDYGSFDGAVHSSFLGHLQVSGVRSVDQDVIRTKELLRCDGERYFQVCLVRRGEARATQDGHEATLRPGDFVIYETERPFHWALRSDAASPYWDLAVFTWPRDTIQLSDSESVSLTCRTLDGGSGITGVLSRMLTDVLVAKPTVSEAGALRIADEIGDLVATIATETHGLGEGTDRHASLLRRIDTYIDEHLGDPDMSPERVAQAHFVSTRQLQRMFARRGQTVSQVIRRQRLERCRRDLLTRRGGDATLTEICVRWGFTDLAVFSRAFRETYGTSPTAYRTRARA, translated from the coding sequence ATGACAGCGGCGGCGGCGTCGAACGAGACGAACACCAGCCAACGGGAGGTCTGGCGGGACCTGCTGCGGGACCATTTCGTCAGCCTCGACGTGGACGTCGAACGGGACTACGGCTCGTTCGACGGCGCCGTGCACAGCAGCTTCCTCGGCCACCTCCAGGTGTCGGGAGTCCGCTCGGTGGACCAGGACGTCATCCGCACAAAGGAACTGCTGCGGTGCGACGGCGAGCGCTACTTCCAGGTCTGCCTGGTCCGCCGGGGTGAGGCGCGTGCCACGCAGGACGGGCACGAAGCGACCCTTCGCCCCGGCGACTTCGTCATCTACGAGACAGAACGACCTTTTCACTGGGCACTTCGCTCGGATGCCGCCTCCCCCTACTGGGACCTCGCCGTCTTCACCTGGCCCCGCGACACGATCCAGCTCAGCGACAGTGAGTCCGTCTCGCTCACCTGCCGGACTCTGGACGGCGGCAGCGGCATCACCGGGGTGCTGAGCAGGATGCTGACCGACGTACTCGTCGCGAAGCCGACCGTCAGCGAGGCCGGCGCCCTCCGGATCGCCGATGAGATCGGCGACCTGGTGGCGACCATCGCGACGGAGACGCATGGCCTCGGCGAGGGCACCGACCGCCACGCGAGCCTGCTGCGGCGGATCGACACCTACATCGACGAGCACCTCGGCGATCCGGACATGTCCCCGGAACGCGTCGCGCAGGCGCACTTCGTGTCGACGCGCCAGCTCCAGCGGATGTTCGCACGCCGCGGACAGACGGTGTCCCAAGTGATCCGGCGCCAGCGGCTGGAGCGGTGCCGACGTGACCTGCTGACCCGCCGGGGAGGCGACGCCACACTCACCGAGATCTGCGTCCGCTGGGGGTTCACCGATCTCGCCGTGTTCAGCCGGGCGTTCCGCGAAACCTACGGCACCTCACCCACCGCCTACCGCACTCGGGCCCGGGCATAG
- a CDS encoding major royal jelly family protein: protein MKRRTFLTATTASLAATQLAGPASASTSTSGSTAKNYEVVARFWGAMPTGVTVSRRGRIFVNFPRWGDDVPFTVAELRGGKPVAYPDAEVNRQDASDLAGHFQSVQSVVVDAADRLWILDTGSPLFAGSSYGGPKLVAVDLRTDRIVRKILFPPEVVPANSYPNDVRLDLRRGAEGTAFITDSGGSNGIIVVDLATGRSWRRLTGHPSALPDKDFLPIIDGEPFMVRPAGGEPVHYETGSDGIALSADGTRLYYCPLSSRRLHSVSTDALADPHATDTDVAATVEDHGFKPMADGLESDDKGRLYGGDLEHNTIWRRNPNGTYQTLAQGADLLWTDTLSIATDRHLYAIANQLNRLSPFHEGQDLRRKPYLLIRLPINAGPVRLV from the coding sequence ATGAAACGACGTACGTTCCTCACCGCGACCACCGCCTCGCTGGCCGCCACCCAACTCGCCGGACCCGCCTCCGCCTCCACCTCCACGTCCGGTTCAACAGCCAAAAACTACGAGGTCGTTGCCCGCTTCTGGGGCGCGATGCCCACGGGTGTCACCGTCTCGCGCCGCGGCCGCATCTTCGTCAACTTCCCCCGCTGGGGCGACGACGTCCCCTTCACCGTCGCCGAACTGCGCGGCGGGAAGCCGGTGGCCTACCCCGACGCCGAGGTCAACCGCCAGGACGCCTCCGACCTGGCCGGGCACTTCCAGTCGGTACAGAGCGTCGTCGTCGATGCGGCCGACCGGCTGTGGATCCTCGACACCGGAAGCCCGCTGTTCGCCGGCTCCTCCTACGGCGGCCCCAAGCTCGTGGCCGTCGACCTGCGCACCGACCGGATCGTACGGAAGATCCTCTTCCCGCCCGAGGTGGTGCCGGCGAACAGCTACCCCAACGACGTACGCCTCGACCTGCGGCGCGGCGCCGAAGGCACGGCGTTCATCACCGACTCGGGCGGCTCCAACGGCATCATCGTGGTCGACCTCGCCACCGGCCGCTCCTGGCGGCGACTGACCGGACACCCCTCCGCGCTCCCGGACAAGGACTTCCTTCCCATCATCGACGGCGAGCCCTTCATGGTCCGCCCCGCCGGCGGCGAGCCCGTCCACTACGAGACCGGCTCCGACGGCATCGCTCTCAGCGCCGACGGCACACGCCTCTACTACTGCCCGCTGTCCAGCCGCCGCCTGCACAGCGTGTCCACCGACGCCCTCGCCGACCCGCACGCCACGGACACCGACGTCGCGGCGACCGTCGAGGACCACGGGTTCAAGCCGATGGCCGACGGCCTGGAGAGCGACGACAAGGGACGCCTCTACGGCGGCGACCTGGAACACAACACGATCTGGCGCAGAAACCCGAACGGCACCTACCAAACCCTCGCCCAAGGGGCCGACCTGCTCTGGACCGACACCCTGTCCATCGCCACGGACCGGCACCTGTACGCCATCGCCAACCAGCTCAACCGCCTGTCACCATTCCATGAGGGCCAGGACCTGCGCCGCAAGCCCTACCTCCTCATCCGCCTGCCGATCAACGCCGGACCGGTCAGGCTCGTGTGA
- a CDS encoding nuclear transport factor 2 family protein, translated as MSETLHSAAATVARWRSAEERGDVDAAVACLSPDVVLSSPLTDQFRFEGSDQLRDFLTVAFAAVKDVRYHTQTGEGDTYALVYRARVGSQPFEEVQMLRLDDQARITEITLFGRPMPALTALMHLMGPALARQQGRRGLATLMSVATMPIHAMVSSGDRGMVAKTRPAAR; from the coding sequence GTGTCCGAGACCCTGCACTCCGCCGCCGCTACCGTCGCGCGCTGGCGCTCCGCCGAGGAACGCGGTGACGTCGACGCCGCGGTCGCGTGCCTGAGCCCGGACGTCGTGCTCAGCTCGCCGCTCACCGACCAGTTCCGCTTCGAGGGATCTGACCAGCTGCGCGACTTCCTGACCGTGGCGTTCGCGGCGGTCAAGGATGTCCGCTACCACACCCAGACCGGCGAGGGCGACACGTACGCGCTGGTCTACCGGGCGCGGGTGGGTTCCCAGCCGTTCGAGGAGGTGCAGATGCTGCGGCTCGACGACCAGGCACGCATCACGGAGATCACGCTCTTCGGGCGTCCGATGCCGGCCCTCACCGCCCTGATGCACCTCATGGGTCCGGCGCTCGCCCGCCAGCAGGGCCGCCGGGGCCTCGCGACGCTCATGAGCGTCGCCACCATGCCCATTCACGCGATGGTCTCCTCGGGGGACCGCGGCATGGTCGCGAAGACCCGCCCGGCAGCCCGGTAG
- a CDS encoding molybdopterin-containing oxidoreductase family protein, whose protein sequence is MNATAATGTTQVRGACPHDCPDTCAMRITVTDGKAVSVTGDREHPYTRGGLCVKVDNYLDRVYSPDRVLYPMRRTGPKGSGQFERITWDQALDEIADRFRAVSAEFGPEAIMPCSYLGTQGILNGLNVGDPFFARLGATVAERTYCDSGACTAYTMTIGDCAGVDPESLVHSKFILIWACNVMSTNLHLWPFIAEARKRGATVVVVDPVKTRTARAADWHIPIRPGTDGALALAMMNVITEEGLTDDDYIANYTVGYDELAERVRQYTPEWAAEETGVPAEDIRRLARGYASAQPSVIRIGVAVERHAGGGQTVRALASLPALVGAWRNPGGGILQLPLWAFPVNWGAMMHPEMLQPGKRVVNQYLLGQALTGGLELDPPLKALMVYNSNPVVTCPDQERLIEGLKREDLFTVVSEQFMTDTAQFADIVLPATTQLEQDDIMFSWGHLYVTYNHRSITPLGEAVPNTELFRRLAARMGFTEAVFRRTDDEMIAEAFDWSAPAMRGITVESLKEKGWQRLTVPPPDQYAPYAEGDFPTPSGKVEFKSSIAETVGNFVVPLFRQGSNDHQPGTPVDPLPHYVSPRESTRANPELAARHPLSLITPKSHAYLNSSSANLPLHRRVQGEPNVLIHPDDAAARSIVTGEDVRVFNERGSFVVKAKVDKSVLAGVAVSAYGGWRMHTTSLSTMASLNPTVFADLGNAPTFSDTLVQIEKA, encoded by the coding sequence ATGAACGCGACAGCGGCAACCGGTACGACCCAGGTGCGGGGTGCGTGTCCGCACGACTGCCCCGATACCTGCGCGATGAGGATCACCGTCACGGACGGCAAAGCCGTGAGCGTGACCGGTGACCGTGAACATCCGTACACGCGCGGCGGCTTGTGTGTGAAGGTCGACAACTATCTGGACCGGGTCTACAGCCCGGACCGTGTGCTGTACCCGATGCGGCGCACGGGGCCGAAGGGCAGCGGTCAGTTCGAGCGGATCACCTGGGACCAGGCGCTGGACGAGATCGCGGACCGGTTCCGGGCGGTCTCCGCGGAGTTCGGGCCCGAGGCGATCATGCCGTGCAGCTACCTGGGCACCCAGGGAATCCTGAACGGGCTCAACGTGGGCGATCCGTTCTTCGCCAGGCTCGGTGCCACCGTCGCCGAGCGTACCTACTGCGACTCCGGTGCGTGCACGGCCTACACGATGACGATCGGCGACTGCGCCGGAGTGGACCCGGAGAGCCTGGTCCACTCGAAGTTCATCCTGATCTGGGCCTGCAACGTCATGAGCACCAACCTGCATCTGTGGCCGTTCATCGCCGAAGCCCGCAAGCGGGGAGCCACGGTGGTCGTGGTGGATCCGGTGAAGACCCGTACCGCGAGGGCCGCCGACTGGCACATCCCGATCCGGCCGGGCACCGATGGAGCTCTCGCCCTGGCGATGATGAACGTGATCACCGAAGAGGGACTCACCGACGACGACTACATCGCCAACTACACCGTCGGCTACGACGAACTGGCGGAGCGGGTACGGCAGTACACCCCCGAATGGGCCGCCGAGGAGACCGGCGTCCCGGCAGAGGACATCCGCAGACTGGCTCGCGGCTATGCCTCCGCGCAGCCGTCCGTGATCCGCATCGGCGTTGCGGTGGAGCGGCATGCCGGTGGTGGCCAGACGGTGCGGGCGCTGGCCTCCCTGCCCGCGCTGGTCGGCGCGTGGCGCAACCCCGGGGGCGGGATTCTGCAGCTGCCGCTGTGGGCGTTCCCGGTCAACTGGGGCGCGATGATGCATCCGGAGATGCTTCAGCCCGGCAAGCGGGTCGTGAACCAGTACCTGCTGGGGCAGGCCCTCACCGGCGGCCTCGAACTCGATCCGCCCCTCAAGGCGCTGATGGTCTACAACTCCAACCCCGTGGTCACCTGCCCCGATCAGGAGAGGCTGATCGAGGGCCTGAAGCGGGAGGACCTGTTCACCGTCGTCAGTGAGCAGTTCATGACCGACACCGCCCAGTTCGCCGACATCGTGCTGCCCGCCACCACACAGCTCGAGCAGGACGACATCATGTTCTCCTGGGGCCACCTCTACGTCACCTACAACCACCGCTCGATCACGCCGCTCGGCGAAGCGGTACCCAACACGGAGCTGTTCCGGCGGCTGGCAGCGCGGATGGGCTTCACCGAGGCGGTGTTCCGGCGTACGGACGACGAGATGATCGCGGAGGCGTTCGACTGGTCGGCGCCCGCCATGCGGGGCATCACCGTCGAGTCGCTGAAGGAGAAGGGCTGGCAGCGGCTGACCGTACCGCCCCCGGACCAGTACGCCCCGTACGCGGAGGGCGACTTCCCCACCCCGTCCGGCAAGGTGGAGTTCAAGTCCTCCATCGCGGAGACCGTCGGGAACTTCGTGGTGCCGCTGTTCCGGCAGGGCTCCAACGACCATCAGCCGGGCACCCCGGTCGATCCGCTGCCGCACTACGTTTCGCCTCGCGAGTCGACGCGCGCGAATCCCGAGCTGGCCGCACGGCACCCGCTCAGCCTGATCACCCCGAAGTCGCATGCCTACCTGAACTCCAGCAGCGCCAACCTGCCGTTGCACCGGCGCGTGCAGGGGGAGCCCAACGTCCTCATCCATCCCGACGACGCCGCCGCGCGTTCCATCGTCACCGGCGAGGACGTTCGGGTGTTCAACGAGCGCGGCTCGTTCGTGGTGAAGGCGAAGGTCGACAAGTCGGTCCTGGCGGGCGTCGCCGTCTCGGCGTACGGCGGCTGGCGCATGCACACGACGTCGCTGTCCACGATGGCGTCCCTGAATCCCACCGTCTTCGCCGACCTGGGCAACGCACCCACGTTCTCCGACACACTCGTCCAGATAGAGAAGGCCTGA
- a CDS encoding oxidoreductase produces the protein MTTNRPVALVTGASSGIGREAALALVAAGFEVAGTGRDTSRVAPLRGVTFFDLDVVSDKSVTAVVREVIDRFGRIDVLVNNAGIGSIGAAEETSLAQAQGVFDINVFGVMRMVREVLPHMRSQGRGRIINLSSVQGFIPAPYMAVYGASKHAIEGYSQSLDHEVRQYGVRSLLVEPAYTNTGFEANSAKPDTPLQTYADQRRVFDRLMTEAIKGGDDPAVVAKAIVTAATDTKPKLSYAAGPMAGRARLLRFVPAWVLDKQIRSMNKLTG, from the coding sequence ATGACGACGAATCGGCCGGTGGCCCTGGTGACGGGTGCGTCCTCCGGTATCGGCAGGGAGGCCGCGCTCGCGCTGGTCGCGGCGGGTTTCGAGGTGGCCGGCACGGGCCGCGACACCTCGCGTGTCGCCCCGCTGCGGGGTGTGACGTTCTTCGACCTCGACGTGGTCAGTGACAAGTCGGTGACCGCCGTGGTCAGAGAGGTGATCGACCGGTTCGGGCGGATCGATGTCCTGGTCAACAACGCCGGTATCGGTTCGATCGGCGCGGCCGAGGAAACCTCCCTCGCGCAGGCCCAGGGCGTCTTCGACATCAACGTCTTCGGGGTCATGCGCATGGTGCGGGAGGTCCTTCCGCACATGCGCTCTCAGGGGCGCGGGCGCATCATCAACCTCTCGTCCGTGCAGGGGTTCATCCCCGCTCCCTACATGGCTGTCTACGGCGCGTCCAAGCATGCGATCGAGGGCTACTCCCAGTCCCTGGACCACGAGGTGCGGCAGTACGGCGTCCGCTCGCTCCTGGTCGAACCCGCCTACACCAACACCGGGTTCGAGGCCAACAGCGCCAAGCCCGACACCCCCCTGCAGACCTACGCCGACCAGCGGCGCGTCTTCGACCGCCTGATGACGGAGGCGATCAAGGGCGGTGACGACCCCGCGGTGGTCGCCAAGGCGATCGTCACGGCCGCGACCGACACCAAGCCGAAACTGAGCTACGCCGCCGGCCCCATGGCCGGACGCGCACGCCTGCTCCGCTTCGTTCCCGCCTGGGTCCTGGACAAGCAGATCCGCAGCATGAACAAGCTCACCGGCTGA